Part of the Nitrospirota bacterium genome, GATGGGCTTGGAGAAGTTCAGGAGGTTGGAGGTGAGCTTGTTGATGCGCATGGTCTCGTCGTTTATGACCCGGACGAACTCCCGTATGAGGCTCCCCCGGAAGTTCTTGCCGATGTACTGCGCGGCCCCGCCGATGGCGTTCAGGGGGTTTTTAATCTCGTGGGCCAGGGTGGCGGCGAGCTGGCCCGTGGCCGCGAGCCTGCTCAGGCGCTCCCGCTCGGCAAAGGAGTTTTTAAGCTTGACCATCATGTCGTTGAAGGCATGGGAGAGCTTTCCTATCTCGTCCCCCCGCTGGGTGTTTATCTGCCGGTTCAGCCCCTCCTCGGCGACGTGCTCCACCGTCTCCTTCAGCTCCAGGATGGGCCGGATGAGCCGGAGGACCATCCCCAGCCCGAACACGAGCGCCGAGGCCAGGGTGACCAGGACGAGAAGAAAGACGATGAGGCGCTTCTCCAGAAGCTGCATCGGGTAGAAGTTCTCGTAGAAGACCACGGTCCCGAAGACCAGCAGGGGGATGGACGCCAGAAGGCTGAAGGCGGCCAGCGCCTTATAGAGGATGCTCTCTTTCAGGTTCAGGAGCTCGGTCCTGTTCATGCTGAAGAACAGTATCACAAAGCCCACCGGCCGCAGCAGATGCCCCTCCACCCAGGCGTCCGAGCGTATCCCCGAGGGAAAGAAGAGGGCGACGGACGAGATGCATATGAAAAGGTGCCCCAGGGCGGAGAAAAGAAAACGCGGGAGCTTCGTGTGGTAGTAGGCCGCCACGTACAGCATGCAGACCACGGCGGAGAGATAGGCGATGACCATCCACACGAAGGGCCTGAACTGCCCGAAGATGGGAAACCTTTCATAGACCTGGGGCATCAGGAGAAGGAGAAGAGGCATGTACAAAAGAGGGACCGACACCCGCCTCCACGGCTTCTCCGAAGAGATGGCCGCTATCAGCGTAAGAAGGCCGAGGCAATATCCGAGGAGGGTCTGATACAGGAGGTTCTGGTTCAGCCCGAGCATGTGTATCTGGGCGTGGACCGCGCTGTTGACCGCCAGAAGCAGGAAGCCCGCTCCCACGAGCATGACCCTGCTTCTCTGTTCCCTTTGCCCGCGGTCCTTCCGGTCGAGCGAGAGCAT contains:
- a CDS encoding ATP-binding protein, yielding MDWLTYHIGEEFLIAAASSGIALRAFSVMLSLDRKDRGQREQRSRVMLVGAGFLLLAVNSAVHAQIHMLGLNQNLLYQTLLGYCLGLLTLIAAISSEKPWRRVSVPLLYMPLLLLLMPQVYERFPIFGQFRPFVWMVIAYLSAVVCMLYVAAYYHTKLPRFLFSALGHLFICISSVALFFPSGIRSDAWVEGHLLRPVGFVILFFSMNRTELLNLKESILYKALAAFSLLASIPLLVFGTVVFYENFYPMQLLEKRLIVFLLVLVTLASALVFGLGMVLRLIRPILELKETVEHVAEEGLNRQINTQRGDEIGKLSHAFNDMMVKLKNSFAERERLSRLAATGQLAATLAHEIKNPLNAIGGAAQYIGKNFRGSLIREFVRVINDETMRINKLTSNLLNFSKPIKTEPAPGDLNLLVNDTVNLLKQEYEGQGIRIRTFLDATLPEFPFDHNQVKQVLLNLLLNSFDAVDGRGGEVTVSTATQNGTVVLSVKDNGKGIRPEDMEDIFNPFFTTKTRGTGLGLAISKKTAREHGGDMLVESEAGKGSVFTLVLPKSS